The Saccharomonospora glauca K62 genome has a segment encoding these proteins:
- a CDS encoding DUF3159 domain-containing protein gives MSEGLPSNERRESLASLLGGRKGALDASLPPVAFVVGWLVGDASIGWGAAAAIVVSVVVGAVRLGRGGRIGAVLVSLAAVVVAALIALYTGRAVDFFLPQLLSNVASALAWAISIVVRWPLLGVVVGFVLGQKTRWRSDPALVRAYSRASWVWVAQYLVRVVVFGVLWAANAVVALSVARVALSWPLVLATLVVSGWVLYRCLPDDHPGLRHPTRPASPGNAP, from the coding sequence GTGAGTGAGGGTCTCCCGAGCAACGAGCGGCGTGAGTCACTGGCGAGCCTGCTCGGTGGCCGCAAGGGCGCTCTCGACGCGAGCCTTCCCCCCGTCGCGTTCGTGGTCGGCTGGCTCGTCGGCGACGCCTCCATTGGTTGGGGAGCGGCGGCCGCCATCGTCGTGAGCGTCGTGGTCGGCGCGGTGCGTCTTGGGCGCGGGGGCCGGATCGGCGCCGTGTTGGTGAGCCTCGCCGCGGTGGTCGTCGCCGCGTTGATCGCCCTGTACACCGGGCGGGCGGTGGACTTTTTCCTGCCGCAGTTGCTCTCCAACGTCGCGAGCGCGCTGGCCTGGGCCATCAGCATCGTGGTGCGCTGGCCGCTGCTCGGTGTGGTGGTCGGGTTCGTGCTGGGGCAGAAGACCCGCTGGCGTTCGGACCCGGCACTGGTTCGTGCCTATTCGCGGGCCAGTTGGGTGTGGGTGGCCCAGTACCTGGTGCGAGTGGTGGTGTTCGGCGTGCTGTGGGCCGCGAACGCCGTCGTGGCACTGAGTGTCGCCCGCGTGGCGTTGTCCTGGCCGCTGGTGCTGGCGACGCTCGTGGTGAGTGGTTGGGTGCTGTACCGGTGTCTGCCCGACGACCATCCGGGGCTGCGACATCCGACCCGCCCCGCCTCTCCGGGGAACGCTCCCTAG
- a CDS encoding SGNH/GDSL hydrolase family protein: MTQFSSYVAIGDSFTEGLNDMLPDGSFRGWADRLAEILARGRDDFRYANLAIRGKVLAEIMNEQLPVALDIKPDLVTVCAGGNDIIVPGTDVDEVAKEFEKGIAKLREAGIEVLIFTGPDTKGLSVMSILRSKVGIYNAHLWAIADRHGAKVVDLWAMDVLHDPRAWSDDRLHFTSEGHRRIALRAAEVLGVPTESDWREPWPDNPEPTNWLTLRRSDLEWTKTHLLPWIRRHIRGESMGDGILPKRPQLTPLVTSTTSTPKSVADRAVSERSRSA; this comes from the coding sequence TTGACCCAATTCAGCAGCTACGTTGCGATCGGGGACAGCTTCACCGAGGGCCTCAACGACATGCTCCCCGACGGCTCTTTCCGCGGTTGGGCCGACAGGCTCGCCGAGATCCTGGCCCGCGGCCGCGACGACTTCCGCTACGCGAACCTCGCCATCCGCGGCAAGGTCCTCGCCGAGATCATGAACGAGCAGCTGCCCGTCGCGCTCGACATCAAGCCCGACCTCGTCACGGTGTGCGCGGGCGGTAACGACATCATCGTGCCCGGCACCGACGTGGACGAGGTGGCGAAGGAGTTCGAGAAGGGCATCGCGAAGCTGCGCGAGGCGGGCATCGAGGTGCTGATCTTCACCGGGCCCGACACCAAGGGCCTGTCGGTGATGAGCATCCTGCGCAGCAAGGTCGGCATCTACAACGCGCACCTGTGGGCCATCGCCGACCGGCACGGCGCGAAGGTCGTCGACCTCTGGGCCATGGACGTGCTCCACGATCCGCGCGCGTGGAGCGACGACCGGCTGCACTTCACCTCCGAGGGCCACCGTCGCATCGCCCTGCGCGCGGCCGAGGTCCTGGGCGTGCCCACCGAGAGCGACTGGCGCGAGCCGTGGCCCGACAACCCCGAGCCCACCAACTGGCTGACGCTTCGGCGTTCCGACCTGGAATGGACGAAGACGCACCTGCTGCCGTGGATCCGCAGGCACATTCGCGGTGAGTCCATGGGCGACGGCATCCTGCCGAAGCGTCCCCAGCTCACGCCCCTGGTGACCTCGACGACCTCCACCCCGAAGTCGGTGGCGGACCGGGCCGTGTCGGAACGAAGCCGCTCCGCCTGA
- a CDS encoding OmpA family protein yields MRAPRVLAALAALAAVLISGVLALVATLVERDDIEADLAVRSQEALARYRVPADVVDVAGRDATVLADSPRSALLAKAVVENVDGVRSAAIVIGSRESAGTGRVDTAVDPDAPAKARLQRSLDRQLTANPITFLPNSARLTSDGEKAVRRVAESLTEAPTDWRFEVGGHAARVSGADSRSAEELSRARAETVAEELVSLGVSPDQVKAIGYGDARPLSKHGTAASDRRVEIRVR; encoded by the coding sequence ATGCGGGCACCGCGCGTCCTCGCCGCACTCGCCGCCCTGGCGGCGGTGCTGATCAGCGGCGTGCTCGCGCTCGTGGCCACCCTCGTCGAGCGGGACGACATCGAGGCCGACCTCGCCGTCCGGTCGCAGGAGGCGCTCGCCCGGTACCGGGTGCCCGCCGACGTGGTGGACGTCGCCGGTCGCGACGCGACAGTCCTCGCCGACTCACCGCGGTCGGCGCTACTCGCGAAGGCCGTCGTCGAGAACGTCGACGGCGTGCGCTCGGCAGCCATCGTCATCGGCTCACGCGAGAGCGCAGGCACCGGGCGGGTCGACACCGCGGTGGACCCCGACGCCCCCGCCAAGGCCCGGCTCCAACGGTCGCTCGACCGACAGCTCACCGCGAACCCCATCACCTTCCTGCCGAACTCCGCTCGTCTCACGTCCGACGGCGAGAAGGCGGTGAGGCGGGTCGCCGAATCCTTGACCGAGGCTCCCACGGATTGGCGGTTCGAGGTAGGCGGCCACGCGGCGCGGGTATCCGGTGCGGACTCGAGGAGCGCCGAGGAGTTGTCGCGCGCGCGAGCCGAGACCGTGGCGGAGGAACTGGTGTCCCTCGGTGTATCACCCGACCAGGTGAAAGCCATCGGGTACGGCGACGCCCGCCCGCTTTCGAAGCACGGCACGGCCGCGAGCGACCGCAGGGTGGAGATCCGCGTGCGGTGA
- a CDS encoding DUF6932 family protein gives MPLPHWTSENVLPPGRHQADLSDLYERFVWDAPYRDEREILFSALSGYLGVVCRLIPSGRAWVAGGLAVRSAAVPRDVDVVLIPDEWGALKRLDEPARSTFYGMFTLKGVIAENPAMYLDRVQPVSGLVDGFLCHPGDEDAWEAVWSRGPVPGSVKGFAEVVW, from the coding sequence ATGCCGCTACCGCACTGGACGTCGGAGAACGTTCTCCCGCCCGGGCGGCACCAGGCCGACCTCTCCGACCTCTACGAACGGTTCGTGTGGGACGCCCCGTACCGCGACGAGCGCGAGATCCTGTTCAGTGCGCTGAGCGGATACCTCGGCGTGGTGTGCAGGCTGATCCCGTCGGGCCGAGCGTGGGTCGCCGGTGGCCTCGCCGTTCGCTCGGCGGCCGTACCGCGCGACGTCGACGTGGTACTCATCCCGGACGAGTGGGGCGCGCTCAAGCGGCTCGACGAGCCGGCGCGGTCGACCTTCTACGGCATGTTCACCCTCAAGGGCGTGATCGCGGAGAACCCCGCGATGTACCTCGATCGGGTGCAACCCGTCAGCGGGCTGGTGGACGGCTTCCTGTGTCACCCCGGTGACGAGGACGCCTGGGAAGCGGTGTGGTCACGCGGTCCCGTTCCCGGTTCGGTGAAGGGCTTCGCGGAGGTGGTGTGGTGA
- the thpD gene encoding ectoine hydroxylase — protein sequence MTLAESRTTDLYPTRVSGKAELLERKDPTVWGSEQDGPMDAAALASHDTKGYTIIEGLLSPAEVQGYWQELVRLSSDEELKADERVVTEKKSGDVRSIFEVHKISELIGELARDPRILDRAQQILGSDVYIHQSRVNYMPGFRGNGFYWHSDFETWHAEDGMPRPRAVSCSIALTDNYPFNGGLMVMPGSQRTFVQCVGETPENHYKESLKEQEIGVPSEDDITKLAAEHGIDQFTGPAGSALFFDSNIMHGSGNNITPFPRSNIFLVFNSVENTLVEPFAAKRPRPSFIGARDFTPLTR from the coding sequence GTGACTCTCGCGGAGAGCCGGACCACCGATTTGTACCCCACCCGTGTCTCCGGCAAGGCGGAGCTGCTGGAGCGGAAGGACCCCACCGTCTGGGGCAGCGAGCAGGACGGCCCGATGGACGCGGCGGCCCTGGCCTCGCACGACACCAAGGGGTACACGATCATCGAGGGACTGTTGTCCCCTGCCGAGGTGCAGGGGTACTGGCAGGAACTCGTGCGGCTCTCGTCGGACGAGGAACTCAAGGCCGACGAGCGCGTCGTCACCGAGAAGAAGTCCGGCGACGTCCGGTCGATCTTCGAGGTACACAAGATCAGTGAGCTGATCGGTGAATTGGCGCGTGACCCGCGGATCCTGGACCGGGCGCAGCAGATCCTGGGGTCCGATGTCTACATTCACCAGAGCCGGGTGAACTACATGCCCGGCTTCCGGGGCAACGGCTTCTACTGGCATTCGGACTTCGAGACCTGGCACGCCGAGGACGGCATGCCGAGGCCGCGCGCGGTGAGCTGCTCCATCGCGCTCACCGACAACTACCCGTTCAACGGTGGTCTGATGGTGATGCCCGGTTCGCAGCGCACGTTCGTGCAGTGCGTCGGTGAGACGCCGGAGAACCACTACAAGGAGTCGTTGAAGGAGCAGGAGATCGGCGTTCCGAGCGAGGACGACATCACCAAGCTCGCCGCCGAGCACGGTATCGACCAGTTCACGGGACCGGCGGGATCGGCGCTGTTTTTCGACTCGAACATCATGCACGGGTCCGGCAACAACATCACGCCGTTCCCGAGGTCCAACATCTTCCTGGTCTTCAACAGCGTGGAGAACACGTTGGTGGAGCCCTTCGCGGCGAAGCGTCCGAGGCCGTCTTTCATCGGCGCGCGGGACTTCACGCCGCTCACCCGCTGA
- a CDS encoding ectoine synthase: MIVRTLDEITDTEADIKQPNWRSKRIVLAKDKVGFSVHETTLYAGTVNDFWYANHIEAVFIVEGEGELTDKATGKTYQLKPGSLYLLNEHDKHQVRPKTDMRTVCVFNPPITGREVHDENGVYPLVVED; the protein is encoded by the coding sequence TTGATCGTTCGTACCCTCGACGAGATCACCGACACCGAGGCAGACATCAAGCAGCCGAACTGGCGCAGCAAGCGCATCGTGCTGGCCAAGGACAAGGTCGGGTTCTCCGTGCACGAGACCACGTTGTACGCGGGGACGGTCAACGACTTCTGGTACGCCAACCACATCGAGGCGGTGTTCATCGTCGAGGGTGAGGGTGAGCTGACGGACAAGGCGACCGGTAAGACCTACCAGCTCAAGCCGGGGTCGCTGTACCTGCTGAACGAGCACGACAAGCACCAGGTGCGTCCCAAGACGGACATGCGCACGGTGTGTGTCTTCAACCCGCCCATCACGGGTCGTGAAGTGCACGACGAGAACGGCGTCTACCCGCTCGTCGTCGAGGACTGA
- the ectB gene encoding diaminobutyrate--2-oxoglutarate transaminase, translated as MSIFETLESEVRSYSRGWPAVFDRAQGSWLYSEDGKAYLDFFAGAGALNYGHNNPVLKKALLDYISRDGVTHALDMFTVAKRDFLETLNDVILKPREMEYKVIFPGPGGANAVEAALKLARKVTGKESVINFTNAFHGMTLGALSVTGNSMKRGGAGIPLVHATPMPYDKYFDGAYPDFLYFERLLEDSGSGLNEPAAVIVETVQGEGGINAARLKWLKGLSDLCRRHDILLILDDVQMGCGRTGPFFSFEEAGIKPDIICLSKSIGGYGLPLALTLIRPDLDVWAPGEHNGTFRGINPAFVTATEALRTYWRDDELEKATKAKGERVAEAFAELVNQYPDANLVAKGRGLARGLEFPSGELASKVCAAAFDRGLLMETSGPDGEVVKLLPALTTTEEEIDQGLSIIRDSVRAVLGR; from the coding sequence GTGAGCATCTTTGAAACGCTTGAGTCCGAGGTGCGCAGCTACAGCCGTGGCTGGCCCGCAGTGTTCGATCGGGCTCAGGGGAGTTGGCTCTACTCGGAAGACGGCAAAGCATACCTGGACTTCTTCGCCGGCGCCGGTGCGCTCAACTACGGGCACAACAACCCCGTGTTGAAAAAGGCGTTGCTCGATTACATTTCGCGGGACGGCGTGACCCACGCGCTCGACATGTTCACCGTCGCGAAGCGTGACTTCCTGGAGACGTTGAACGACGTCATCCTCAAACCGCGGGAGATGGAATACAAGGTCATTTTCCCCGGTCCCGGCGGTGCGAACGCCGTCGAAGCCGCGCTGAAGCTGGCCCGCAAGGTGACCGGCAAGGAGTCGGTCATCAACTTCACCAACGCGTTCCACGGCATGACGCTCGGTGCGCTCTCGGTGACCGGTAACTCGATGAAACGCGGTGGCGCGGGCATCCCGCTCGTGCACGCGACGCCGATGCCGTACGACAAGTACTTCGACGGCGCCTACCCGGACTTCCTCTACTTCGAGCGGCTGCTGGAGGACTCCGGCAGCGGCTTGAACGAACCCGCCGCGGTCATCGTGGAGACCGTCCAGGGTGAGGGCGGCATCAACGCCGCTCGGCTGAAGTGGCTGAAGGGGCTGTCGGACCTGTGCCGGCGCCACGACATCCTGCTGATCCTCGACGACGTGCAGATGGGTTGTGGTCGCACGGGGCCGTTCTTCAGCTTCGAGGAAGCCGGTATCAAGCCGGACATCATCTGCCTGTCCAAGTCCATCGGCGGGTACGGCCTTCCGCTGGCCCTCACCTTGATCCGCCCGGACCTCGACGTGTGGGCTCCGGGTGAGCACAACGGCACGTTCCGCGGCATCAACCCGGCCTTCGTCACGGCCACCGAGGCACTGCGCACCTACTGGCGCGACGACGAGCTGGAGAAGGCGACCAAGGCGAAGGGCGAGCGGGTCGCCGAGGCGTTCGCCGAGCTGGTGAACCAGTACCCCGACGCCAACCTGGTGGCCAAGGGCCGCGGTCTCGCCCGTGGTCTGGAGTTCCCGAGTGGGGAGCTGGCGAGCAAGGTCTGCGCGGCGGCCTTCGACCGCGGGCTGCTGATGGAGACCTCCGGCCCCGACGGGGAAGTGGTGAAGCTGCTGCCCGCTCTGACCACGACCGAGGAAGAGATCGACCAAGGACTGTCGATCATCAGGGATTCCGTCCGAGCCGTGCTCGGTCGCTGA
- the ectA gene encoding diaminobutyrate acetyltransferase, whose amino-acid sequence MSGKHTERANGDNQSAGRVVIETPTKRDGAALWRIARDSRKLDLNSSYAYLLWCVDFIDTSVVARVDEEIVGFVIGYRRPTDPESVLVWQVAVDASQRGRGLAGKLLDELFGRLVDAGVRYLDTTITPDNEASIRLFSSFAKRWNAALERSRLFEAEDFPDAHEPEDLFRIGPLVRAPQPQ is encoded by the coding sequence ATGTCCGGAAAGCACACGGAGCGTGCCAACGGCGATAATCAATCTGCGGGCCGCGTTGTGATCGAAACGCCGACCAAGCGGGACGGTGCGGCCCTGTGGCGAATCGCGCGTGATTCGCGGAAGTTGGATTTGAACTCGTCGTACGCCTACTTGCTGTGGTGTGTCGATTTCATCGACACATCGGTTGTCGCGCGCGTAGACGAGGAAATTGTTGGTTTCGTCATCGGTTACCGGCGTCCCACGGATCCCGAGTCCGTACTGGTGTGGCAGGTCGCCGTCGACGCTTCACAGCGGGGGCGCGGCCTGGCGGGAAAGCTGCTCGACGAGCTGTTCGGTCGACTCGTGGACGCCGGAGTGCGCTACCTGGACACCACGATCACGCCCGACAACGAGGCGTCGATCAGGCTGTTCTCCTCCTTCGCCAAGAGGTGGAACGCCGCGCTGGAGCGTTCGCGGCTGTTCGAGGCAGAAGACTTCCCCGATGCTCACGAGCCCGAGGATCTTTTCCGCATCGGCCCACTCGTGCGCGCTCCGCAGCCCCAGTGA